A stretch of Vigna angularis cultivar LongXiaoDou No.4 chromosome 4, ASM1680809v1, whole genome shotgun sequence DNA encodes these proteins:
- the LOC108331744 gene encoding protein HIGH CHLOROPHYLL FLUORESCENCE PHENOTYPE 244, chloroplastic gives MKMALLKAPTPQLQWRCSVAPTTLAFPNSHSISTGRGKGREWSWRVKCSSSAGAEIEKGTANFGPGSPVRPTSILVVGGTGTLGRQIVRRALDEGYDVRCLVRPRPAPADFLRDWGATVVNADLSKPETIPATLVGIHTVIDCATGRPEEPIKTVDWEGKVALIQCAKAMGIQKYVFYSIHNCDKHPEVPLMEIKYCTEKFLRDSGLDHIVIRLCGFMQGLIGQYAVPILEEKSVWGTDAPTRIAYMDTQDIARLTFIAIRNEKLIGKLLTFAGPRAWTTQEVITLCERLAGQDANVTTVPVSILRFTRQLTRVFEWTNDVADRLAFSEVLSSDTVFSVPMADTYNLLGVDSKDIITLEKYLQDYFSNILKKLKDLKAQSKQTDIYF, from the exons ATGAAGATGGCGCTGCTCAAGGCACCCACACCCCAACTGCAATGGCGCTGTAGTGTTGCACCCACCACGCTGGCGTTTCCCAATTCTCATTCCATTTCTACGG GAAGGGGAAAAGGAAGAGAGTGGAGTTGGAGGGTGAAATGCAGCAGCAGTGCCGGTGCGGAGATTGAGAAAGGGACTGCCAATTTTGGGCCGGGGAGCCCAGTGAGGCCAACCAGCATTTTAGTGGTGGGGGGCACCGGAACACTTGGAAGGCAGATTGTGCGACGGGCACTCGACGAAGGCTACGACGTTAGGTGTCTGGTCAGGCCCAGGCCCGCTCCTGCCGACTTCCTTCGCGATTGGGGAGCAACCGTTGTCAAT GCTGACCTCAGTAAACCAGAGACCATTCCTGCTACCTTGGTCGGCATACACACCGTCATTGACTGCGCCACTGGCCGTCCCGAGGAGCCTATCAAAACC GTAGACTGGGAAGGAAAAGTGGCTCTCATACAATGTGCCAAGGCAATGGGCATTCAGAAATATGTCTTCTACTCCATCCACAATTGTGACAAACATCCCGAGGTTCCCCTCATGGAAATCAAGTATTGCACTGAGAAGTTCCTCCGTGATTCTGGCCTCGATCACATCGTCATCCGCTTATGCGGTTTCATGCAG GGTCTTATTGGTCAGTACGCAGTTCCCATCCTTGAAGAAAAATCTGTTTGGGGAACTGATGCCCCCACCAGAATAGCTTACATGGATACTCAG GATATAGCTCGCTTGACATTTATAGCCATACGAAATGAGAAATTAATTGGTAAACTTCTTACATTCGCTGGTCCCCGTGCTTGGACAACCCAAGAG GTAATAACCTTGTGCGAGAGGCTCGCTGGCCAAGATGCTAATGTCACCACAGTTCCAGTCTCCATTTTAAGATTCACTCGTCAGTTGACTCGCGTTTTTGAGTGGACAAATGATGTTGCTGACAGACTCGCATTTTCAGAG GTCCTTAGCAGCGATACTGTGTTTTCTGTTCCAATGGCGGATACATATAATCTTCTTGGAGTTGATTCAAAAGACATAATTACACTGGAAAAGTATTTGCAAGACTACTTCAGTAACATATTAAAGAAATTGAAGGATCTCAAGGCTCAGTCAAAGCAAACAGATATTTACTTCTGA
- the LOC108331830 gene encoding protein LAZ1, whose translation MNDTSILIQLVSSPPTWATVIAAAFLLTTLTLSMYLLFEHLSAYKNPEEQKFLIGVILMVPCYSIESFVSLVNPSIGVDCEILRDCYESFAMYCFGRYLVACLGGEERTIQFMERQGRLSVKIPLLQHSSDKATVNHPFPLNYFFKPWKLGHRFYQIVKFGIVQYMLIKAFTAILAVILEAFGVYCEGEFKAGCGYPYTAVVLNFSQSWALYCLVQFYTVTKDELAHIKPLAKFLTFKSIVFLTWWQGVAIALLCTFGLFKSPIAQGLQFKSSVQDFIICIEMGIASIVHLYVFPAKPYELMGDRFPGSVSVLGDYSADCSLDPDEIRDSERPTKLRLPTPDDDTKSGMTIRESVRDVVIGGGGYIVKDVKFTVHQAVEPVEKGITKFNEKLHRISENIKKHDKDGRRTKDDSCIASSLPARRVIRGIDDPLLNGSVSDSGILRGKKHRKKSGCASGESGGESSSDQSFGGYQIRGRRWVTKE comes from the exons ATGAACGACACCAGCATTCTCATCCAATTGGTTTCCTCGCCTCCCACATGGGCAACTGTAATCGCAGCCGCATTTCTCCTCACTACCCTCACCCTCTCCATGTATCTTCTGTTCGAGCATCTTTCCGCTTACAAGAATCCCGAGGAGCAGAAGTTTTTGATTGGGGTTATCCTAATGGTTCCCTGCTATTCTATTGAATCG TTTGTATCATTGGTCAATCCATCAATCGGGGTCGATTGCGAGATTCTCCGGGACTGCTATGAATCCTTCGCCATGTATTGCTTTGGAAGATACCTTGTTGCCTGCCTTGGCGGCGAGGAACGGACCATTCAGTTTATGGAAAGACAGGGTCGTCTCTCTGTTAAAATTCCTCTTCTGCAACATTCTTCTGACAAGGCCACTGTTAACCATCCCTTTCCTCTCAACTACTTCTTTAAACCCTGGAAACTCGGTCATCGCTTCTACCAAATTGTTAAATTTGGCATTGTTCAATAT ATGCTAATCAAAGCTTTCACTGCTATTCTCGCTGTAATCCTTGAAGCCTTTGGAGTCTACTGTGAAGGAGAATTTAAAGCAGGATGTGG GTATCCATATACGGCAGTGGTTCTGAATTTTAGTCAGTCATGGGCTTTGTACTGCCTTGTTCAGTTTTATACTGTTACAAAGGATGAACTGGCTCATATAAAACCATTGGCCAAGTTTTTGACATTTAAATCAATTGTGTTCCTCACTTGGTGGCAAGGTGTGGCAATTGCTCTCCTGTGCACCTTTGGTTTGTTCAAAAGTCCCATTGCTCAAGGCCTGCAGTTCAAGTCAAGTGTCCAAGATTTCATCATATGCATTGAG ATGGGAATTGCTTCCATAGTTCACCTGTATGTGTTTCCAGCCAAGCCTTATGAGTTAATGGGAGACCGCTTTCCTGGAAGCGTTTCAGTTCTGGGAGATTACTCTGCTGACTGTTCTCTGGACCCTGATGAAATTAGGGACAGTGAGAGACCCACAAAGCTGCGTCTTCCTACACCAGATGATGATACCAAGAGTGGGATGACAATTAGAGAGAGTGTTCGTGATGTTGTTATTGGTGGTGGTGGATAT ATTGTTAAGGATGTGAAGTTCACTGTTCATCAAGCTGTGGAGCCCGTGGAAAAGGGGATTACTAAATTCAACGAAAAACTACACAGAATCTCCGAAAATATTAAGAAACATGacaaagatggaagaagaaCCAAGGATGATAGTTGCATTGCCTCATCATTACCTGCAAGGAGAGTGATTCGGGGAATTGATGACCCCCTCTTGAATGGGAGTGTCAGCGATAGTGGCATATTGAGGGGGAAGAAACACCGAAAGAAATCTGGATGTGCAAGTGGAGAGAGTGGAGGTGAGAGCAGTAGTGATCAAAGTTTTGGAGGCTACCAGATTAGAGGCCGTAGGTGGGTTACTAAAGAGTAA
- the LOC108330776 gene encoding uncharacterized protein LOC108330776 isoform X2 has translation MENRVTLQEWFDRVDSEKSGSITAVQLKAALAVGNLQFPLSVVHQMIRMYDFDRNGTMSFQEFVALNNFLLKVQHAFSDLERGRGFLVPDDVFEALVKIGFKLDSPAFYTVCESFDQSKNGRFRLDDFISICIFLQSARNLFNSFDTAKQGRVTLDLNQFVYCTANCRI, from the exons ATGGAGAACAGGGTAACATTACAAGAATGGTTTGACCGCGTTGACTCGGAGAAAAGTGGAAGCATTACGGCGGTGCAGCTGAAG GCAGCTCTGGCTGTGGGCAACCTGCAATTCCCCCTCTCAGTGGTTCACCAGATGATCag GATGTACGATTTCGACAGGAATGGTACCATGAGCTTTCAAG AATTTGTTGCACTCAACAACTTCCTTCTTAAG GTTCAACATGCATTTTCGGACCTAGAGAG GGGTCGTGGTTTTCTTGTGCCTGATGATGTATTTGag GCTTTGGTAAAAATTGGTTTCAAGCTGGATTCTCCTGCTTTTTACACTGTCTGTGAG AGCTTTGATCAAAGTAAAAATGGAAGGTTTCGGCTGGACGACTTCATATCAATCTGTATATTCTTACAATCAGCACG gaATCTGTTTAATTCTTTTGATACAGCAAAACAAGGCAGAGTTACTCTCGATCTGAATCAATTTGTGTATTGTA CTGCCAATTGCAGAATATGA
- the LOC108330776 gene encoding uncharacterized protein LOC108330776 isoform X1, with protein MENRVTLQEWFDRVDSEKSGSITAVQLKAALAVGNLQFPLSVVHQMIRMYDFDRNGTMSFQEFVALNNFLLKVATYLLLLVLNHSTFYTSSYQFTSHHMFVRLPQLSSFVLLTHVVPYLQVQHAFSDLERGRGFLVPDDVFEALVKIGFKLDSPAFYTVCESFDQSKNGRFRLDDFISICIFLQSARNLFNSFDTAKQGRVTLDLNQFVYCTANCRI; from the exons ATGGAGAACAGGGTAACATTACAAGAATGGTTTGACCGCGTTGACTCGGAGAAAAGTGGAAGCATTACGGCGGTGCAGCTGAAG GCAGCTCTGGCTGTGGGCAACCTGCAATTCCCCCTCTCAGTGGTTCACCAGATGATCag GATGTACGATTTCGACAGGAATGGTACCATGAGCTTTCAAG AATTTGTTGCACTCAACAACTTCCTTCTTAAGGTTGCTACTTACTTACTTTTACTTGTGCTAAATCACTCTACATTCTACACCTCATCATATCAATTCACATCACATCACATGTTTGTAAGACTACCTCAATTATCATCTTTTGTCCTCCTAACTCATGTCGTCCCTTATCTGCAG GTTCAACATGCATTTTCGGACCTAGAGAG GGGTCGTGGTTTTCTTGTGCCTGATGATGTATTTGag GCTTTGGTAAAAATTGGTTTCAAGCTGGATTCTCCTGCTTTTTACACTGTCTGTGAG AGCTTTGATCAAAGTAAAAATGGAAGGTTTCGGCTGGACGACTTCATATCAATCTGTATATTCTTACAATCAGCACG gaATCTGTTTAATTCTTTTGATACAGCAAAACAAGGCAGAGTTACTCTCGATCTGAATCAATTTGTGTATTGTA CTGCCAATTGCAGAATATGA